Proteins encoded within one genomic window of Rhododendron vialii isolate Sample 1 chromosome 1a, ASM3025357v1:
- the LOC131322118 gene encoding protein transport protein SEC24 A-like isoform X3: MNTMRAEDPNYGSIPQRPAGPPFAAAYRPTPPGAPQTTAPFLSSGPVVGSEASGFRPTQTLNSNIPYMPPPPSSYGPPAAVPSQHFPTPQFSSTVQPPPLRPSAPGQPVLTSPFKPPGVHLRSSPLSLHQPQIPSVPMGSPPQSVSHLPSGMSGPQPFPSTFPGYPSRPSAVLTHPPPVQPAPFVTHQGGYGPPPPGTSAHLLSHQRGYVHPPPVAQMQQQGSGPPMGTLQGLTEDFSSLSLASIPGSLDPGLDYKVLPRPLDGDVEPNSLAEMYPMNCHSRYLCLTTSAIPNSSSLVSKWHLPLGAVVCPLAEAPDGEEVPVLNFSATGIVRCRRCRTYVNPYVTFTDGGRKWRCNICSLLNDVPGDYFAHLDAGGRRVDLNERPELTKGSVEFIAPAEYMVRAPMPPLYFFLIDVSISAIRSGMLEVVAQTIKSCLDRLPGFPRTQIGFITFDSSIHFYNMKSSLMQPQMMVVSDLDDIFVPLPDDLLVNLSESRSVVDAFVDSLPSMFQDNVNVESAFGPALKAAFMVMHKLGGKLLIFQNTLPSLGVGRLRLRGDDLRAYGTDKEQALRMPEDPFYKQMAADCTKYQIAVNVYAFSDKYTDIASLGTLAKYTGGQVYYYPSFQSSIHQEKLRHELARDLTRETAWESVLRIRCGKGVKFTSYHGNFMLRSTDLLALPAVDCDKAYAMQLGLEEALLTAQTVYFQVALLYTSSSGERRIRVHTAAAPIVTDLGEMYRRADTGAIISLLSRLAIEKTLSYKLEEARNSVQQRIVKALREYRNLYAVQHRLGGRMIYPESLKLLPLYGLALCKSIPLRGGYADAQLDERCAAGYTMMSLPVKNLLKLLYPSLVRVDEYLLKADELDTSRLPVTAQSLDSRGLYIYDDGLHFVIWFGKMLPPDVAMNLLGEDFATDLSKVNLCERDSELSRKLMKMVKKFREIDPSYYQLCHLVRQGEQPREGFFLLQNLVEDQVGGMNGYVDWILQIHRQVQQNA, encoded by the exons ATGAATACCATGAGGGCTGAAGATCCTAACTATGGTAGTATCCCTCAAAGACCTGCTGGTCCACCCTTTGCTGCTGCTTATAGACCTACACCACCAGGTGCTCCACAGACTACCGCGCCTTTCTTGTCCTCTGGGCCAGTGGTTGGATCTGAAGCATCCGGCTTTAGACCAACACAAACCCTTAACTCTAATATTCCATATATGCCACCTCCACCATCATCATATGGCCCACCAGCTGCAGTACCTTCGCAGCATTTCCCAACACCACAATTTTCTTCGACAGTTCAACCACCTCCTCTACGCCCTTCTGCTCCTGGCCAGCCAGTTCTTACCTCACCATTTAAACCTCCCGGAGTTCATCTTCGGTCCTCACCCCTTTCTCTTCATCAGCCCCAGATACCATCCGTGCCTATGGGATCTCCACCTCAAAGCGTAAGCCATTTGCCATCAGGAATGAGTGGTCCTCAGCCATTTCCGTCCACTTTTCCTGGGTATCCTAGTAGGCCATCTGCTGTTCTAACACATCCTCCACCTGTACAGCCTGCACCCTTTGTTACCCATCAAGGAGGTTATGGTCCTCCCCCACCTGGAACGTCTGCCCATTTGCTTTCTCATCAAAGAGGTTATGTTCACCCTCCGCCAGTTGCGCAGATGCAACAACAAGGCTCTGGACCTCCGATGGGAACTCTGCAGGGCTTGACAGAAGATTTCAGCTCTCTTTCTCTTGCCTCTATTCCTGGATCACTTGACCCTGGACTTGATTATAAAGTATTGCCAAGGCCATTGGATGGGGACGTGGAGCCAAACTCTTTGGCTGAAATGTATCCTATGAATTGTCATTCCAGATATCTGTGTCTTACAACCAGCGCCATACCAAATTCTTCATCTTTGGTTTCAAAATGGCACTTGCCTCTTGGAGCAGTTGTTTGTCCTCTTGCAGAAGCTCCTGATGGA GAGGAGGTGCCGGTACTTAACTTTTCCGCTACTGGCATTGTTCGTTGTAGAAGATGCCGTACATATGTGAACCCATATGTGACATTCACAGATGGGGGAAGAAAGTGGCGTTGCAACATCTGTTCTTTACTTAATGACG TTCCGGGTGATTATTTCGCCCATTTGGATGCTGGTGGCAGAAGAGTTGATTTGAATGAACGGCCTGAGCTTACCAAGGGTAGCGTGGAATTTATTGCACCAGCTGAATACATGGTGCGGGCTCCGATGCCGCCGCTATATTTTTTCCTGATAGACGTGTCTATTTCTGCCATTAGAAGTGGAATGCTTGAG GTTGTGGCACAGACTATTAAATCATGTTTGGATAGATTGCCTGGCTTCCCCAGAACACAAATTGGTTTCATAACCTTCGACAGCAGTATACATTTTTATAACATGAAG TCATCTTTGATGCAGCCTCAAATGATGGTGGTCTCAGATTTGGATGACATATTTGTTCCTTTGCCCGATGATCTCCTTGTCAACTTGTCAGAATCAAGAAGCGTGGTGGATGCTTTTGTAGATAGCTTACCCTCCATGTTTCAGGACAATGTTAATGTGGAATCTGCTTTTGGTCCAGCTCTTAAAGCAGCATTTATGGTTATG CATAAACTTGGTGGTAAACTGTTGATTTTCCAGAATACACTGCCTTCGCTTGGTGTAGGCCGCCTCAGATTGCGTGGAGATGATCTTCGTGCTTATGGAACAGATAAAGAGCAGGCACTAAGAATGCCTGAAGATCCATTTTACAAACAGATGGCTGCTGATTGCACAAAGTACCAGATAGCAGTGAATGTATATGCGTTCAGTGACAAGTACACTGATATAGCATCACTAG GGACATTGGCAAAATATACTGGTGGTCAAGTATATTACTACCCAAGCTTCCAATCATCCATTCACCAAGAGAAGTTAAGGCATGAGTTAGCCAGAGATCTTACGAGAGAAACTGCCTGGGAATCCGTCCTGCGTATAAGATGTGGAAAAG GTGTGAAGTTCACATCTTATCATGGGAATTTTATGCTAAGGTCCACTGATTTATTAGCACTTCCAGCTGTGGACTGTGATAAAGCATATGCAATGCAACTGGGTCTTGAAGAAGCATTATTGACAGCTCAGACTGTATATTTCCAAGTTGCTTtatt ATACACTTCATCTTCTGGAGAGAGGCGTATCAGAGTACATACTGCAGCAGCACCAATTGTCACAGATCTAGGAGAGATGTACCGCCGAGCTGATACTGGAGCCATCATTTCTTTGCTTTCTAGGCTAG CAATTGAGAAAACTCTGTCCTATAAACTGGAAGAAGCTCGAAACTCGGTTCAACAGAGGATTGTCAAGGCCCTCAGAGAGTATCGCAATCTGTATGCTGTGCAGCATCGCTTGGGAGGCAGGATGATATACCCAGAATCACTCAAGTTATTGCCATTATATGGGCTAGCACTTTGTAAATCAATACCCCTTCGGGGTGGATATGCTGATGCGCAGCTTGATGAACGCTGTGCAGCAGGGTACACAATGATGAGTTTGCCTGTTAAAAATTTGTTGAAGTTGCTATATCCTAGTTTGGTTCGGGTTGATGAGTATCTGTTAAAG GCAGATGAGTTGGACACTTCAAGGCTACCAGTTACTGCACAGAGCTTAGATTCAAGAGGCCTTTATATCTATGACGATGGTTTGCATTTTGTTATATGGTTTGGTAAAATGCTTCCACCTGATGTAGCTATGAATCTACTTGGCGAAGACTTTGCCACAGACTTGTCGAAG GTAAATTTATGCGAACGTGATAGTGAACTGTCAAGAAAGCTGATGAAAATGGTGAAGAAATTTAGGGAGATTGACCCTTCGTACTATCAGTTGTGTCACCTTGTAAGACAGGGTGAGCAACCCAGAGAAGGATTCTTTCTCCTTCAAAACCTAGTTGAGGACCAAGTTGGCGGCATGAATGGCTATGTTGATTGGATTTTGCAAATACACCGACAAGTTCAACAAAATGCATAA
- the LOC131322118 gene encoding protein transport protein SEC24 A-like isoform X2 — protein sequence MNTMRAEDPNYGSIPQRPAGPPFAAAYRPTPPGAPQTTAPFLSSGPVVGSEASGFRPTQTLNSNIPYMPPPPSSYGPPAAVPSQHFPTPQFSSTVQPPPLRPSAPGQPVLTSPFKPPGVHLRSSPLSLHQPQIPSVPMGSPPQSVSHLPSGMSGPQPFPSTFPGYPSRPSAVLTHPPPVQPAPFVTHQGGYGPPPPGTSAHLLSHQRGYVHPPPVAQMQQQGSGPPMGTLQGLTEDFSSLSLASIPGSLDPGLDYKVLPRPLDGDVEPNSLAEMYPMNCHSRYLCLTTSAIPNSSSLVSKWHLPLGAVVCPLAEAPDGEVPVLNFSATGIVRCRRCRTYVNPYVTFTDGGRKWRCNICSLLNDVPGDYFAHLDAGGRRVDLNERPELTKGSVEFIAPAEYMVRAPMPPLYFFLIDVSISAIRSGMLEVVAQTIKSCLDRLPGFPRTQIGFITFDSSIHFYNMKSSLMQPQMMVVSDLDDIFVPLPDDLLVNLSESRSVVDAFVDSLPSMFQDNVNVESAFGPALKAAFMVMHKLGGKLLIFQNTLPSLGVGRLRLRGDDLRAYGTDKEQALRMPEDPFYKQMAADCTKYQIAVNVYAFSDKYTDIASLGTLAKYTGGQVYYYPSFQSSIHQEKLRHELARDLTRETAWESVLRIRCGKGVKFTSYHGNFMLRSTDLLALPAVDCDKAYAMQLGLEEALLTAQTVYFQVALLYTSSSGERRIRVHTAAAPIVTDLGEMYRRADTGAIISLLSRLAIEKTLSYKLEEARNSVQQRIVKALREYRNLYAVQHRLGGRMIYPESLKLLPLYGLALCKSIPLRGGYADAQLDERCAAGYTMMSLPVKNLLKLLYPSLVRVDEYLLKASSQADELDTSRLPVTAQSLDSRGLYIYDDGLHFVIWFGKMLPPDVAMNLLGEDFATDLSKVNLCERDSELSRKLMKMVKKFREIDPSYYQLCHLVRQGEQPREGFFLLQNLVEDQVGGMNGYVDWILQIHRQVQQNA from the exons ATGAATACCATGAGGGCTGAAGATCCTAACTATGGTAGTATCCCTCAAAGACCTGCTGGTCCACCCTTTGCTGCTGCTTATAGACCTACACCACCAGGTGCTCCACAGACTACCGCGCCTTTCTTGTCCTCTGGGCCAGTGGTTGGATCTGAAGCATCCGGCTTTAGACCAACACAAACCCTTAACTCTAATATTCCATATATGCCACCTCCACCATCATCATATGGCCCACCAGCTGCAGTACCTTCGCAGCATTTCCCAACACCACAATTTTCTTCGACAGTTCAACCACCTCCTCTACGCCCTTCTGCTCCTGGCCAGCCAGTTCTTACCTCACCATTTAAACCTCCCGGAGTTCATCTTCGGTCCTCACCCCTTTCTCTTCATCAGCCCCAGATACCATCCGTGCCTATGGGATCTCCACCTCAAAGCGTAAGCCATTTGCCATCAGGAATGAGTGGTCCTCAGCCATTTCCGTCCACTTTTCCTGGGTATCCTAGTAGGCCATCTGCTGTTCTAACACATCCTCCACCTGTACAGCCTGCACCCTTTGTTACCCATCAAGGAGGTTATGGTCCTCCCCCACCTGGAACGTCTGCCCATTTGCTTTCTCATCAAAGAGGTTATGTTCACCCTCCGCCAGTTGCGCAGATGCAACAACAAGGCTCTGGACCTCCGATGGGAACTCTGCAGGGCTTGACAGAAGATTTCAGCTCTCTTTCTCTTGCCTCTATTCCTGGATCACTTGACCCTGGACTTGATTATAAAGTATTGCCAAGGCCATTGGATGGGGACGTGGAGCCAAACTCTTTGGCTGAAATGTATCCTATGAATTGTCATTCCAGATATCTGTGTCTTACAACCAGCGCCATACCAAATTCTTCATCTTTGGTTTCAAAATGGCACTTGCCTCTTGGAGCAGTTGTTTGTCCTCTTGCAGAAGCTCCTGATGGA GAGGTGCCGGTACTTAACTTTTCCGCTACTGGCATTGTTCGTTGTAGAAGATGCCGTACATATGTGAACCCATATGTGACATTCACAGATGGGGGAAGAAAGTGGCGTTGCAACATCTGTTCTTTACTTAATGACG TTCCGGGTGATTATTTCGCCCATTTGGATGCTGGTGGCAGAAGAGTTGATTTGAATGAACGGCCTGAGCTTACCAAGGGTAGCGTGGAATTTATTGCACCAGCTGAATACATGGTGCGGGCTCCGATGCCGCCGCTATATTTTTTCCTGATAGACGTGTCTATTTCTGCCATTAGAAGTGGAATGCTTGAG GTTGTGGCACAGACTATTAAATCATGTTTGGATAGATTGCCTGGCTTCCCCAGAACACAAATTGGTTTCATAACCTTCGACAGCAGTATACATTTTTATAACATGAAG TCATCTTTGATGCAGCCTCAAATGATGGTGGTCTCAGATTTGGATGACATATTTGTTCCTTTGCCCGATGATCTCCTTGTCAACTTGTCAGAATCAAGAAGCGTGGTGGATGCTTTTGTAGATAGCTTACCCTCCATGTTTCAGGACAATGTTAATGTGGAATCTGCTTTTGGTCCAGCTCTTAAAGCAGCATTTATGGTTATG CATAAACTTGGTGGTAAACTGTTGATTTTCCAGAATACACTGCCTTCGCTTGGTGTAGGCCGCCTCAGATTGCGTGGAGATGATCTTCGTGCTTATGGAACAGATAAAGAGCAGGCACTAAGAATGCCTGAAGATCCATTTTACAAACAGATGGCTGCTGATTGCACAAAGTACCAGATAGCAGTGAATGTATATGCGTTCAGTGACAAGTACACTGATATAGCATCACTAG GGACATTGGCAAAATATACTGGTGGTCAAGTATATTACTACCCAAGCTTCCAATCATCCATTCACCAAGAGAAGTTAAGGCATGAGTTAGCCAGAGATCTTACGAGAGAAACTGCCTGGGAATCCGTCCTGCGTATAAGATGTGGAAAAG GTGTGAAGTTCACATCTTATCATGGGAATTTTATGCTAAGGTCCACTGATTTATTAGCACTTCCAGCTGTGGACTGTGATAAAGCATATGCAATGCAACTGGGTCTTGAAGAAGCATTATTGACAGCTCAGACTGTATATTTCCAAGTTGCTTtatt ATACACTTCATCTTCTGGAGAGAGGCGTATCAGAGTACATACTGCAGCAGCACCAATTGTCACAGATCTAGGAGAGATGTACCGCCGAGCTGATACTGGAGCCATCATTTCTTTGCTTTCTAGGCTAG CAATTGAGAAAACTCTGTCCTATAAACTGGAAGAAGCTCGAAACTCGGTTCAACAGAGGATTGTCAAGGCCCTCAGAGAGTATCGCAATCTGTATGCTGTGCAGCATCGCTTGGGAGGCAGGATGATATACCCAGAATCACTCAAGTTATTGCCATTATATGGGCTAGCACTTTGTAAATCAATACCCCTTCGGGGTGGATATGCTGATGCGCAGCTTGATGAACGCTGTGCAGCAGGGTACACAATGATGAGTTTGCCTGTTAAAAATTTGTTGAAGTTGCTATATCCTAGTTTGGTTCGGGTTGATGAGTATCTGTTAAAG GCCTCTTCTCAGGCAGATGAGTTGGACACTTCAAGGCTACCAGTTACTGCACAGAGCTTAGATTCAAGAGGCCTTTATATCTATGACGATGGTTTGCATTTTGTTATATGGTTTGGTAAAATGCTTCCACCTGATGTAGCTATGAATCTACTTGGCGAAGACTTTGCCACAGACTTGTCGAAG GTAAATTTATGCGAACGTGATAGTGAACTGTCAAGAAAGCTGATGAAAATGGTGAAGAAATTTAGGGAGATTGACCCTTCGTACTATCAGTTGTGTCACCTTGTAAGACAGGGTGAGCAACCCAGAGAAGGATTCTTTCTCCTTCAAAACCTAGTTGAGGACCAAGTTGGCGGCATGAATGGCTATGTTGATTGGATTTTGCAAATACACCGACAAGTTCAACAAAATGCATAA
- the LOC131322118 gene encoding protein transport protein SEC24 A-like isoform X1, translating into MNTMRAEDPNYGSIPQRPAGPPFAAAYRPTPPGAPQTTAPFLSSGPVVGSEASGFRPTQTLNSNIPYMPPPPSSYGPPAAVPSQHFPTPQFSSTVQPPPLRPSAPGQPVLTSPFKPPGVHLRSSPLSLHQPQIPSVPMGSPPQSVSHLPSGMSGPQPFPSTFPGYPSRPSAVLTHPPPVQPAPFVTHQGGYGPPPPGTSAHLLSHQRGYVHPPPVAQMQQQGSGPPMGTLQGLTEDFSSLSLASIPGSLDPGLDYKVLPRPLDGDVEPNSLAEMYPMNCHSRYLCLTTSAIPNSSSLVSKWHLPLGAVVCPLAEAPDGEEVPVLNFSATGIVRCRRCRTYVNPYVTFTDGGRKWRCNICSLLNDVPGDYFAHLDAGGRRVDLNERPELTKGSVEFIAPAEYMVRAPMPPLYFFLIDVSISAIRSGMLEVVAQTIKSCLDRLPGFPRTQIGFITFDSSIHFYNMKSSLMQPQMMVVSDLDDIFVPLPDDLLVNLSESRSVVDAFVDSLPSMFQDNVNVESAFGPALKAAFMVMHKLGGKLLIFQNTLPSLGVGRLRLRGDDLRAYGTDKEQALRMPEDPFYKQMAADCTKYQIAVNVYAFSDKYTDIASLGTLAKYTGGQVYYYPSFQSSIHQEKLRHELARDLTRETAWESVLRIRCGKGVKFTSYHGNFMLRSTDLLALPAVDCDKAYAMQLGLEEALLTAQTVYFQVALLYTSSSGERRIRVHTAAAPIVTDLGEMYRRADTGAIISLLSRLAIEKTLSYKLEEARNSVQQRIVKALREYRNLYAVQHRLGGRMIYPESLKLLPLYGLALCKSIPLRGGYADAQLDERCAAGYTMMSLPVKNLLKLLYPSLVRVDEYLLKASSQADELDTSRLPVTAQSLDSRGLYIYDDGLHFVIWFGKMLPPDVAMNLLGEDFATDLSKVNLCERDSELSRKLMKMVKKFREIDPSYYQLCHLVRQGEQPREGFFLLQNLVEDQVGGMNGYVDWILQIHRQVQQNA; encoded by the exons ATGAATACCATGAGGGCTGAAGATCCTAACTATGGTAGTATCCCTCAAAGACCTGCTGGTCCACCCTTTGCTGCTGCTTATAGACCTACACCACCAGGTGCTCCACAGACTACCGCGCCTTTCTTGTCCTCTGGGCCAGTGGTTGGATCTGAAGCATCCGGCTTTAGACCAACACAAACCCTTAACTCTAATATTCCATATATGCCACCTCCACCATCATCATATGGCCCACCAGCTGCAGTACCTTCGCAGCATTTCCCAACACCACAATTTTCTTCGACAGTTCAACCACCTCCTCTACGCCCTTCTGCTCCTGGCCAGCCAGTTCTTACCTCACCATTTAAACCTCCCGGAGTTCATCTTCGGTCCTCACCCCTTTCTCTTCATCAGCCCCAGATACCATCCGTGCCTATGGGATCTCCACCTCAAAGCGTAAGCCATTTGCCATCAGGAATGAGTGGTCCTCAGCCATTTCCGTCCACTTTTCCTGGGTATCCTAGTAGGCCATCTGCTGTTCTAACACATCCTCCACCTGTACAGCCTGCACCCTTTGTTACCCATCAAGGAGGTTATGGTCCTCCCCCACCTGGAACGTCTGCCCATTTGCTTTCTCATCAAAGAGGTTATGTTCACCCTCCGCCAGTTGCGCAGATGCAACAACAAGGCTCTGGACCTCCGATGGGAACTCTGCAGGGCTTGACAGAAGATTTCAGCTCTCTTTCTCTTGCCTCTATTCCTGGATCACTTGACCCTGGACTTGATTATAAAGTATTGCCAAGGCCATTGGATGGGGACGTGGAGCCAAACTCTTTGGCTGAAATGTATCCTATGAATTGTCATTCCAGATATCTGTGTCTTACAACCAGCGCCATACCAAATTCTTCATCTTTGGTTTCAAAATGGCACTTGCCTCTTGGAGCAGTTGTTTGTCCTCTTGCAGAAGCTCCTGATGGA GAGGAGGTGCCGGTACTTAACTTTTCCGCTACTGGCATTGTTCGTTGTAGAAGATGCCGTACATATGTGAACCCATATGTGACATTCACAGATGGGGGAAGAAAGTGGCGTTGCAACATCTGTTCTTTACTTAATGACG TTCCGGGTGATTATTTCGCCCATTTGGATGCTGGTGGCAGAAGAGTTGATTTGAATGAACGGCCTGAGCTTACCAAGGGTAGCGTGGAATTTATTGCACCAGCTGAATACATGGTGCGGGCTCCGATGCCGCCGCTATATTTTTTCCTGATAGACGTGTCTATTTCTGCCATTAGAAGTGGAATGCTTGAG GTTGTGGCACAGACTATTAAATCATGTTTGGATAGATTGCCTGGCTTCCCCAGAACACAAATTGGTTTCATAACCTTCGACAGCAGTATACATTTTTATAACATGAAG TCATCTTTGATGCAGCCTCAAATGATGGTGGTCTCAGATTTGGATGACATATTTGTTCCTTTGCCCGATGATCTCCTTGTCAACTTGTCAGAATCAAGAAGCGTGGTGGATGCTTTTGTAGATAGCTTACCCTCCATGTTTCAGGACAATGTTAATGTGGAATCTGCTTTTGGTCCAGCTCTTAAAGCAGCATTTATGGTTATG CATAAACTTGGTGGTAAACTGTTGATTTTCCAGAATACACTGCCTTCGCTTGGTGTAGGCCGCCTCAGATTGCGTGGAGATGATCTTCGTGCTTATGGAACAGATAAAGAGCAGGCACTAAGAATGCCTGAAGATCCATTTTACAAACAGATGGCTGCTGATTGCACAAAGTACCAGATAGCAGTGAATGTATATGCGTTCAGTGACAAGTACACTGATATAGCATCACTAG GGACATTGGCAAAATATACTGGTGGTCAAGTATATTACTACCCAAGCTTCCAATCATCCATTCACCAAGAGAAGTTAAGGCATGAGTTAGCCAGAGATCTTACGAGAGAAACTGCCTGGGAATCCGTCCTGCGTATAAGATGTGGAAAAG GTGTGAAGTTCACATCTTATCATGGGAATTTTATGCTAAGGTCCACTGATTTATTAGCACTTCCAGCTGTGGACTGTGATAAAGCATATGCAATGCAACTGGGTCTTGAAGAAGCATTATTGACAGCTCAGACTGTATATTTCCAAGTTGCTTtatt ATACACTTCATCTTCTGGAGAGAGGCGTATCAGAGTACATACTGCAGCAGCACCAATTGTCACAGATCTAGGAGAGATGTACCGCCGAGCTGATACTGGAGCCATCATTTCTTTGCTTTCTAGGCTAG CAATTGAGAAAACTCTGTCCTATAAACTGGAAGAAGCTCGAAACTCGGTTCAACAGAGGATTGTCAAGGCCCTCAGAGAGTATCGCAATCTGTATGCTGTGCAGCATCGCTTGGGAGGCAGGATGATATACCCAGAATCACTCAAGTTATTGCCATTATATGGGCTAGCACTTTGTAAATCAATACCCCTTCGGGGTGGATATGCTGATGCGCAGCTTGATGAACGCTGTGCAGCAGGGTACACAATGATGAGTTTGCCTGTTAAAAATTTGTTGAAGTTGCTATATCCTAGTTTGGTTCGGGTTGATGAGTATCTGTTAAAG GCCTCTTCTCAGGCAGATGAGTTGGACACTTCAAGGCTACCAGTTACTGCACAGAGCTTAGATTCAAGAGGCCTTTATATCTATGACGATGGTTTGCATTTTGTTATATGGTTTGGTAAAATGCTTCCACCTGATGTAGCTATGAATCTACTTGGCGAAGACTTTGCCACAGACTTGTCGAAG GTAAATTTATGCGAACGTGATAGTGAACTGTCAAGAAAGCTGATGAAAATGGTGAAGAAATTTAGGGAGATTGACCCTTCGTACTATCAGTTGTGTCACCTTGTAAGACAGGGTGAGCAACCCAGAGAAGGATTCTTTCTCCTTCAAAACCTAGTTGAGGACCAAGTTGGCGGCATGAATGGCTATGTTGATTGGATTTTGCAAATACACCGACAAGTTCAACAAAATGCATAA